A window of Clostridium taeniosporum genomic DNA:
AAGCAGTACCAAGTTCCATTATCGTTGTACCAACCAGTTTTCATAGCTCCTGATGGTTGTAAGAAGTACCAGTTTCCTGAAACGATAACCCATCCAGTTTGCATAGCTCCTGAATTATTTAAGTAGTACCAAGTTCCACCAAGATTTTTCCATCCAGTTTGCATAGCTCCTGATTCATTTAGGTAGTACCAAGTTCCACCAACAGTTTTCCATCCAGTTTGCATAATACCAGCTTCATTAGCTAAGTACCAATTAGCTCCATCTTGGAACCAACCAGTTTTCTTAGTTCCGTCAGCATTAACGAATGACCAAGTTCCATCAGTTCCTTGAGCCCATCCAGCTTTAACTTCAACTTTATTGTCTTCTTCTTTATCTTTTTTATCTTCTTTGTTTCCGATTATTGAATAAACTTCATCATTTTCATCCCAAACGATCATGTTGTTTTTATCATAAACTGATAATTCAGTCATAGATCCGTCTACTTTGTAAACTTTGTCCCAATCTTCATCGTTGTCCCATTTATAAATATATCCGCCATCTAATCTCCAAAGGTTACCATCAACGTCAATATCTAATGCACACTTATCATTCTTTTTTACTTCTTCATCAGCTTGATCAGCAATATCAGTGTAGTATAAGTTATGATCCTTGTCTAAAGTTATTGTTTCAGTTTTTACTTTATCTTTTTTATCATCCTCATATGTTAAATAAGCAATGACTTTTCCCTTAGCAACTGTATATTTAACATCTTTATTATCTTTATAAATTAAAGATTTTTCAGATACTTCTTCTCCATTATCCTTAGAGATAACATAGCTAGTTACATCCTTAGCATAATTAGCTCCATCTACATCATGAGAAGCTTTTTGTTTTGATATCTTTTGAATTACATCAAAATGTACTTCTTCAGCACCAATCTTATTATCATTGTCCTTATCCTTTGTTAAACCGTCACATCTAAATGCTCCATTATTAACTACTTCAGGTTTTCCATCTTTCTTTTCTTCTTTACCAACTTTAATTCCATAAACTTCTGATATTAAAACACCATCTTCAGCTTTAATAGTAATTGTAGCTGTTCTATAAATATTTTTAGAATCTTGTCCTAAAATAGCGTTTTGTTTAACACTTGCAGATATAGCGTCATCTACTTTACCAATGTCTTCTTTATCATTTGTGTTTTCTATTTTAACTGAATCTCCACTAGTTGATTCAACTTTGATTTTTCCTAAGTTGTAATCAGCATCAATATAGTTTCCTTTTGCATCTGTGAATATGTTGAAATTTTGTCCTTCATTAACCTTATCATATTCTTCTGTTTTTGCTGGAGAAACTTCAGTTGTATACCATGTTTCTCCAAATTTATTTCCTGGAATACTTTTTATTGTATCAATACCAGCTTTATTTTCTTTTGCATCTTCTCTGTATGAAGAAGCATTTTTTTCTTCATATCTATCATCAGTATCATCTTTAAGGTTCTTTCTTAACTTTCCAGCAACTTCATCAATATCATCTTCTTTAACATCATCATCAGTTACTTTACCGTTTGTTAAATCAACAAAGTAATCTGCATCATCAACATTAACATATTTTTCACCATAAACTTCTACGTCTGAATCTGTATCTACCTTATCTAATTCAGAATATTTTCCTCCTGATAAATAATAAACACCTTCATCTTTATTGCTGATTTCATCACCATCAATGTAAGCGTGTCCATCTTTATAAGCTACTGCATTATAAACCTTTCCATCTTTTGATTCTATTCTTTCTACGTCTGCTGCATTAACTCCAGTAGCTGGAACTAATGAAACAACAGCAGCTGCAGCTACTAATAAAGCTGTCATTTTGTTTGCTCTGTTAAACATAATTTCTTTCCCTCCTAATTTTTAAAATCATCATAAATTATACCATTATAACATATTAATGTAAAGTTTGATATAAACTATGATAATATAATTATCTATTACTTTTTTGGATTTTTATGGTCAAAACCTACTTTTATCATTATACCAAAAACCTTGTTCCTGTCAATTGATTTTTTGGTATATAATTATCATATTAGAAAATTATATATTTTTAATACTTATTTTCTATATGTGTATTTTAATTCCATATATCTTACGTTATACAATACAATAATAATTTCTAATTTAGGTCCTTTTTTGAAAAAATTTATTTAAAATTCAATAATATTTATTTTATTAAATAAATTTGATTATATGGTTATAGTTGTAATTTTGACTTCTATTACATTTAATATATTTTAATAATCAGTATTATCTAAATAAAATCATCACTTTAAGTACAAAATATATAAATAACTTAAATTATTTATATATGGAGAAAGGATTTTATTTATGGTAAAAAAACATTACTTTTTTATTTTGTTATTATTTATACTTATTTTTTTAATAGGTTGTACTAATGAAGAAAATTTTACAACTAAAAATTTAACAAACCATGATAACAATATAATTACTAATAATAATGAAGAAAACTTAATAATTGATAATTCATCTAAAAGTAATGATTTGATTTCTAATAATTTTTCAAATTTTAAAGGTTTTGATATGAATGAAGATAATATAAGACTTAAATTAAATGGAAATAATTTAGATTTCACCTTGCCAATATACTTAAATAAAAATAGATATTATATTCCTTTAAATGAAGTTATATATAATTTAAATGGTAAGTTTACTAGAAATGATAACTCTTTATATTTAAATATTAATGATGAAACTTACTCAATTAATCTTTTAAACAATATCGTTAAATGTCCTAATAAAGAATTTAAATTAAAAAAAGATTTATTAAATAGTGATGATATATATTACATATGTTTTTCTGATTTATCTAATATGTTTAACTTATATACTAGATGGGTTAAAGATAACAAAATAATTAACTGCAAAATAACTTCTAATAATGAAATTAAAAATACCTCTGCAAATAATGATTTTATTAACAATCTTAATAATACTTCACAAGAAAATCAAAATAATACTACTTCTAAAAATACTCAAATAGGGCTAATAAGATTTGAAGATATATGTGTAACTTCTCAAGGTTATGATAAAAATTACTTTGAAAACCTTCGTATAATTGGAGAATATATGAATGAAGAAAATATTCCTTATCATATAGCTTGGATTCCAAGATATAAAAATCCTAACTTTAAAATAGATAATGATCCTTTAACTAAAAATAATTTTGAAATAGCAGAAATGGTATATACACTTGATTACTTAAAAAATAACAATGGTATTATTGGTTTACATGGATACACTCATCAAATTGGTGATAATGAATCAGCTGCTGGATTTGAATTTGGTAGATATGAACCTTCCACAACTATATTTAGAGAAAAAATAAAAAAAGCTATTGAAACTGCCAAATACTTAGATATACCAATAGACTTTTTTGAAGTACCTCATTATGAAATAACTCCAGAACAAAATAAAATTGCAGAAGAATATTTTAAAATACTTTATTATCCCTTTAATGATTATGGGGTTGATAAAGCTGATTTAAAAAAACCACAATTAAGTCCATATAATAATTCTTCATTATATATCTCTACCCCATTAGATTATATTGCAGAAAGCAAAGAAGAAATGTGTTTAGATAGAATAAGAAATTCAGATAATTCTAATATGGGAAGTGTGTTTTTTCATCCTTCTTTAGAAAATAAATTTATTAAACTAGATGAAGATTCTAATGGATGTCCAACATATAGCTATGAAGATAATTCTACATTAAAAAAATTGATAAATATATTAAAAGAAAAAGAATATAAAATGACTAAAGTTACAGAATTGTAGAAATTATTTCTAAATATAAAACATAATACTTTTATTTAAACATTTCTCATTTTTTTATATCTTAGAAGTAATTATAAAAGAAACCATGCATTTAATTATATTATTTATATTAATGCATGGTTTACTATTATTATTTAAACTTACATATTAAATAAATCTTTCAGCATTTTATTTAACACTACCAAATTTTTAATCTATCTTCT
This region includes:
- a CDS encoding N-acetylmuramoyl-L-alanine amidase family protein codes for the protein MFNRANKMTALLVAAAAVVSLVPATGVNAADVERIESKDGKVYNAVAYKDGHAYIDGDEISNKDEGVYYLSGGKYSELDKVDTDSDVEVYGEKYVNVDDADYFVDLTNGKVTDDDVKEDDIDEVAGKLRKNLKDDTDDRYEEKNASSYREDAKENKAGIDTIKSIPGNKFGETWYTTEVSPAKTEEYDKVNEGQNFNIFTDAKGNYIDADYNLGKIKVESTSGDSVKIENTNDKEDIGKVDDAISASVKQNAILGQDSKNIYRTATITIKAEDGVLISEVYGIKVGKEEKKDGKPEVVNNGAFRCDGLTKDKDNDNKIGAEEVHFDVIQKISKQKASHDVDGANYAKDVTSYVISKDNGEEVSEKSLIYKDNKDVKYTVAKGKVIAYLTYEDDKKDKVKTETITLDKDHNLYYTDIADQADEEVKKNDKCALDIDVDGNLWRLDGGYIYKWDNDEDWDKVYKVDGSMTELSVYDKNNMIVWDENDEVYSIIGNKEDKKDKEEDNKVEVKAGWAQGTDGTWSFVNADGTKKTGWFQDGANWYLANEAGIMQTGWKTVGGTWYYLNESGAMQTGWKNLGGTWYYLNNSGAMQTGWVIVSGNWYFLQPSGAMKTGWYNDNGTWYCLDASGKMLANTTVNGYTLGANGAWVK
- a CDS encoding DUF2334 domain-containing protein, which codes for MVKKHYFFILLLFILIFLIGCTNEENFTTKNLTNHDNNIITNNNEENLIIDNSSKSNDLISNNFSNFKGFDMNEDNIRLKLNGNNLDFTLPIYLNKNRYYIPLNEVIYNLNGKFTRNDNSLYLNINDETYSINLLNNIVKCPNKEFKLKKDLLNSDDIYYICFSDLSNMFNLYTRWVKDNKIINCKITSNNEIKNTSANNDFINNLNNTSQENQNNTTSKNTQIGLIRFEDICVTSQGYDKNYFENLRIIGEYMNEENIPYHIAWIPRYKNPNFKIDNDPLTKNNFEIAEMVYTLDYLKNNNGIIGLHGYTHQIGDNESAAGFEFGRYEPSTTIFREKIKKAIETAKYLDIPIDFFEVPHYEITPEQNKIAEEYFKILYYPFNDYGVDKADLKKPQLSPYNNSSLYISTPLDYIAESKEEMCLDRIRNSDNSNMGSVFFHPSLENKFIKLDEDSNGCPTYSYEDNSTLKKLINILKEKEYKMTKVTEL